In Thermoprotei archaeon, a single window of DNA contains:
- a CDS encoding NAD(P)/FAD-dependent oxidoreductase translates to MKQVEYDVVVIGGGPGGLLAARTAAEKGVRTLLIEKESHFGRKPCSGAISSRGMQLSGLIPSPKFVDAVVKGFIVHAPDETKNVKTLNSEINEGPGYVTNKALFLKHLAILTAKAGSDIWLNTLVESLIVENNNFVRGVVARQGTERIEVRAKIVIDSSGYASKLSTDILPRGTRYEIIPAVQYIMTNVENVDDDLLYFYVGNDVAPGGYAWIFPTGEGTYEVGLGAMRPGTKAILDAWIKRHPDKFSKSKIIKYESAAIPIGGLVPKLAGNGIMLVGDAAGQVIPLTGGGNHSSMAGGKMAGEIAAKAVELNDTSVNTLSEYERLYIKESEWGSRIEKSYKVMKVLVSLSDDDLNKLAEMIDGRDVVDLANGQNIGRVARKLLKHPILASKLALKILE, encoded by the coding sequence ATGAAGCAAGTGGAATATGATGTAGTAGTTATTGGTGGTGGTCCTGGGGGACTTTTAGCTGCAAGAACAGCGGCGGAAAAAGGTGTTAGAACTCTTCTTATAGAAAAGGAGAGTCATTTTGGTAGGAAACCATGTTCAGGAGCCATTTCTTCACGAGGTATGCAACTTTCTGGATTAATACCATCTCCAAAATTTGTAGATGCTGTTGTTAAGGGTTTCATTGTGCATGCTCCTGATGAAACAAAAAATGTAAAAACTCTTAATTCAGAAATTAATGAAGGGCCTGGGTATGTTACAAATAAGGCATTGTTTTTAAAACACTTGGCAATATTAACTGCAAAGGCAGGGTCGGATATATGGCTTAATACTCTAGTGGAAAGCCTCATAGTGGAAAATAATAACTTTGTGAGGGGGGTTGTAGCAAGACAGGGTACTGAAAGGATAGAAGTAAGAGCAAAGATTGTGATAGATTCCAGTGGTTATGCATCAAAACTCTCAACTGATATTCTTCCAAGAGGAACACGTTATGAAATAATACCAGCAGTACAGTACATTATGACAAACGTTGAGAATGTTGATGACGATCTACTATATTTCTATGTAGGTAATGATGTAGCTCCAGGAGGTTATGCTTGGATATTTCCAACCGGCGAAGGAACTTATGAAGTGGGTTTAGGTGCAATGAGACCAGGTACAAAAGCTATACTGGATGCATGGATCAAAAGACATCCAGATAAATTTAGCAAATCAAAGATAATTAAATATGAATCTGCAGCAATACCAATAGGTGGTTTGGTTCCAAAATTAGCAGGGAATGGGATCATGCTAGTTGGAGATGCAGCAGGACAAGTCATACCGCTTACAGGTGGAGGAAATCATTCATCAATGGCAGGTGGAAAAATGGCAGGTGAAATAGCAGCCAAAGCTGTTGAACTCAATGATACTAGTGTAAATACATTGTCGGAATATGAAAGGCTTTATATAAAAGAAAGCGAGTGGGGGTCACGAATAGAAAAAAGTTATAAAGTAATGAAGGTGTTAGTATCATTAAGTGATGACGATCTTAATAAATTAGCAGAAATGATAGACGGCAGAGATGTTGTAGATTTAGCAAATGGGCAAAATATAGGACGGGTAGCAAGAAAACTACTCAAACATCCAATATTGGCATCCAAACTAGCATTAAAAATACTTGAATGA
- a CDS encoding DUF120 domain-containing protein yields the protein MIKSILYGTLYRLAVQGALDNEIEISTSIMAKSSGYSQQTISRHLILLEKMGLIERRLTNKGEAIRITSKGRQELMEVYVTLKEIFEKVSEKRFIITGTVFTGLGEGAYYISRARYAKQIESKLGFRPYPGTLNIKLISPPSRAFLNNYEHVFIRGFKSRERTFGPAKCYPVTINDSVDGAIIIPIRTHYDYSVVEVISSVNLRKILSLHDGSLVMLKLKNPISISSE from the coding sequence ATGATAAAATCAATACTCTATGGCACGTTGTATAGATTAGCTGTGCAGGGTGCATTAGATAATGAGATTGAGATCTCAACATCTATTATGGCCAAGTCATCTGGTTATTCCCAACAAACTATTTCACGCCATTTGATACTACTTGAGAAAATGGGGTTAATCGAAAGGCGTCTTACAAATAAAGGTGAAGCTATAAGAATTACTTCCAAGGGAAGACAGGAGTTGATGGAGGTTTATGTAACTTTAAAAGAGATTTTTGAGAAAGTTTCTGAAAAACGTTTCATAATTACTGGAACTGTTTTTACAGGCCTTGGTGAGGGCGCCTATTATATTTCTAGAGCAAGATATGCAAAGCAGATTGAGAGTAAACTGGGTTTTAGACCTTATCCTGGCACGTTAAATATTAAATTAATATCACCGCCCTCAAGGGCTTTTCTCAATAATTATGAGCATGTTTTTATTCGAGGTTTTAAGAGTAGGGAGAGAACTTTTGGTCCTGCAAAATGTTATCCAGTTACCATTAATGACAGTGTTGATGGTGCAATAATAATTCCTATCAGGACTCATTATGATTATAGTGTTGTTGAGGTGATAAGCTCTGTTAATTTGCGTAAGATACTTAGCTTACATGATGGTTCTTTAGTTATGCTTAAGCTAAAGAATCCCATAAGTATTTCTAGTGAATAG
- a CDS encoding class I SAM-dependent methyltransferase, whose protein sequence is MSEQIMKDIMKLYNSIARDFDITRTRPWKYIIEYSQKKHQLIVADLGCGNGRHTIPYASKGHYTIALDISEEMLKITRSKAIKNKVFHNIDIIQASLTHIPLRKNVINLIICIATLHHIPEKINRIKALKEMYEKLDRNGLLIITVWNLLQLRHIKNIIKTLVFTKKLKIKDVYVTWKHRGSTLLRYYHLYTKKELYTDFMLAGIKPKIFRLDITPSIFPQNLLAIAKKKH, encoded by the coding sequence ATGTCAGAACAGATTATGAAAGATATAATGAAACTTTACAATAGCATAGCAAGAGATTTTGACATAACAAGAACAAGACCATGGAAATATATAATAGAATACTCACAGAAGAAACATCAACTAATCGTTGCCGATCTAGGATGCGGAAATGGAAGACACACAATACCATACGCAAGCAAAGGACATTACACCATAGCATTGGACATTTCAGAAGAAATGCTAAAAATAACCAGATCAAAAGCAATAAAAAACAAAGTATTCCATAATATTGATATTATACAAGCATCCTTAACACACATTCCGCTAAGAAAAAACGTGATCAATTTAATAATATGCATAGCCACACTACATCACATACCAGAAAAAATCAACAGAATAAAAGCATTAAAAGAAATGTATGAAAAATTAGATAGGAACGGTTTATTAATAATAACTGTATGGAATCTCCTACAACTACGTCATATAAAAAATATCATAAAAACACTCGTATTCACAAAAAAATTAAAAATAAAGGATGTATACGTCACATGGAAACACAGAGGATCAACATTGCTCCGTTACTATCACCTATATACGAAAAAAGAATTGTACACAGATTTTATGCTTGCAGGAATTAAACCAAAAATCTTCAGATTAGACATCACACCATCAATATTTCCGCAGAACTTACTTGCCATAGCAAAAAAAAAACATTAA
- the pgsA gene encoding archaetidylinositol phosphate synthase, whose protein sequence is MVVSKLRQTINKILNPIGLKIAKIGLKPNHITLIGFILGILTAYFYATQQPLFALATIIISGIMDALDGAVARAAEKVTRFGAVLDAVLDRYVEFFIIIGIALGGYTEWVYAMITLFSSIMVSYTRARAESSGGLKNCAVGLFERQERLLTIIVATLILPLYNKALEVALIVIIILSQITVIQRLHYTWKNTRSLP, encoded by the coding sequence GTGGTAGTAAGTAAACTAAGACAAACCATAAACAAAATACTCAATCCAATAGGATTAAAAATAGCAAAAATAGGACTCAAACCAAATCACATCACACTCATAGGATTCATACTAGGAATACTAACAGCATATTTTTATGCAACACAACAACCACTATTCGCACTGGCAACAATCATAATTTCAGGAATAATGGATGCGCTAGATGGAGCGGTAGCAAGAGCAGCAGAAAAAGTGACAAGATTCGGCGCAGTACTAGATGCAGTACTAGATAGGTACGTAGAATTCTTTATAATAATTGGAATAGCATTAGGAGGTTATACAGAATGGGTGTACGCAATGATAACCCTCTTTAGCTCAATCATGGTAAGTTATACAAGGGCCAGAGCGGAATCAAGCGGAGGACTTAAAAATTGTGCAGTAGGACTCTTCGAAAGACAAGAGAGACTACTCACAATAATAGTAGCAACACTCATACTTCCATTATATAACAAGGCACTAGAAGTAGCACTCATAGTAATCATAATACTCTCACAGATCACAGTAATACAAAGACTTCATTACACATGGAAAAACACAAGATCATTACCATAG
- a CDS encoding 30S ribosomal protein S12: MPGSKSPKGLFAARKLIKKRQKLRWSKPDYKRRMLKLKKKFDPLEGAPQARGIVIEKVGVESRQPNSAVRKCVRIQLIKNGKEITAFCPKDGSLNVISEHDEVIVEGLGGSQGRAYGDLPGVRWKVIKVNGVSLSAILAGKAQKPRR, translated from the coding sequence GTGCCAGGATCAAAATCGCCAAAAGGATTGTTCGCCGCTAGAAAACTAATAAAGAAAAGGCAAAAACTCAGATGGAGTAAACCTGATTATAAAAGACGTATGCTAAAACTTAAAAAGAAATTTGACCCATTGGAAGGAGCACCACAAGCGCGAGGCATTGTTATAGAAAAGGTTGGAGTAGAATCTAGGCAACCAAACTCAGCAGTAAGAAAGTGTGTAAGAATCCAGCTAATAAAAAACGGAAAAGAAATTACAGCGTTCTGCCCTAAAGATGGATCGTTAAATGTAATCTCTGAACACGATGAGGTAATAGTTGAAGGTTTAGGTGGTTCTCAAGGAAGAGCGTACGGTGATCTTCCAGGTGTGAGATGGAAAGTAATAAAAGTTAACGGAGTATCACTTTCAGCAATACTAGCTGGAAAAGCACAAAAACCAAGGAGGTAG
- a CDS encoding GMP synthase subunit A, which translates to MKVAIVGMSGQYNHLILRRVLELGATAKFFTNKDVQNDWSQLNTFDGIIIGGGPMSVPYYDQDILKKFSRFLDIYNKPILGICLGHQMIATALGGEVRSARYPEFGLTEINVIHQNELFKDVPSKFIAWESHNDEVVKIPENAEIIASSEKCKVEAMAVKGKKIYGVQFHPEVEHTRYGKTIIKNFLDIIPNY; encoded by the coding sequence ATGAAAGTAGCAATTGTTGGTATGAGTGGGCAATATAATCATCTTATATTACGACGGGTGTTAGAGCTAGGTGCAACCGCTAAATTTTTTACAAATAAAGATGTACAAAACGATTGGTCCCAATTAAATACTTTTGATGGTATTATAATTGGTGGAGGTCCAATGAGTGTACCTTATTACGATCAGGATATTCTTAAGAAGTTCTCAAGATTTCTAGACATCTACAATAAACCTATTTTAGGTATATGCTTAGGACATCAAATGATAGCTACAGCACTCGGTGGAGAAGTAAGAAGTGCTCGATATCCTGAATTTGGTCTCACTGAAATTAATGTAATACATCAGAATGAGCTTTTTAAAGATGTTCCGTCTAAGTTCATCGCATGGGAGAGTCATAATGATGAAGTAGTAAAAATTCCTGAAAATGCTGAAATAATAGCATCATCAGAGAAATGCAAAGTTGAAGCGATGGCGGTCAAAGGAAAAAAGATATATGGTGTCCAGTTTCACCCTGAGGTAGAACATACAAGATATGGTAAAACTATTATAAAGAATTTTCTTGATATCATTCCAAATTATTAA
- a CDS encoding tRNA uridine(34) 5-carboxymethylaminomethyl modification radical SAM/GNAT enzyme Elp3, giving the protein MEVKAITRKAINDISNNKREIARLIRAASGIHVVAIMTAPLPCPGQCVYCFGGPEYGTPKSYLGDEPALMRAIQNNFHPYKQVNNRLNQYTELGHKPTKIELIVMGGTFTSLSLNYQEWFIAQAIQSMNDYPDYQPDKNVMLKNVMKENESAQVRCIGIVIETRPDYAKEHHIDRMLNYGATRVEIGVQTIYNDVLKLIKRGHTVGESIEATRRLKDAGLKVGYHMMLALPGNNPERDFEAFKRIFEDPQFKPDMIKIYPTLVIEGSELYEWWKKGEYTPYDLDTTVKLIAKILSITPEWIRVMRIQRDVPATIITDGIKRSNLRELAEEELKHMGKKCRCIRCREVGLKQLKQGITPDEFNIKLITRKYYASEGIEYFISFEDPTTDTLIGFLRLRKPSNKAWRKEITETETAVIRELHVYGIEAPIGERLNISWQHRGYGSQLLSEAEKIAREELDARKILVISGIGVKPYYRRMGYIDDGPYLSKKLT; this is encoded by the coding sequence ATGGAGGTTAAAGCGATAACAAGAAAAGCAATAAATGACATAAGCAATAATAAGAGAGAGATAGCCCGCCTAATAAGAGCTGCTTCAGGAATACACGTTGTGGCAATAATGACTGCACCACTTCCATGTCCAGGACAATGCGTTTATTGCTTTGGAGGACCTGAATATGGAACACCAAAAAGTTATTTAGGTGATGAACCAGCACTAATGAGGGCAATACAAAATAACTTTCACCCATATAAACAAGTTAACAATAGGTTAAACCAGTATACAGAGTTAGGACATAAACCAACAAAAATTGAGCTAATAGTAATGGGAGGAACATTCACATCATTAAGTCTCAACTATCAAGAATGGTTCATAGCACAGGCCATACAATCGATGAACGACTACCCTGACTACCAACCAGATAAGAACGTGATGCTGAAAAACGTAATGAAAGAAAACGAGAGTGCGCAGGTGAGATGTATAGGAATAGTTATAGAAACGCGGCCAGATTATGCTAAAGAACATCACATAGATAGAATGTTAAACTATGGTGCAACTAGAGTGGAAATAGGTGTTCAAACCATATATAATGATGTACTCAAACTAATAAAAAGAGGACATACAGTAGGAGAAAGCATAGAGGCGACAAGAAGACTTAAAGATGCAGGTTTAAAAGTAGGATACCATATGATGCTAGCATTACCTGGAAATAATCCAGAACGTGACTTTGAAGCATTTAAAAGAATATTTGAAGATCCGCAGTTCAAGCCGGACATGATAAAAATATATCCAACATTAGTAATCGAAGGATCAGAACTTTATGAATGGTGGAAAAAAGGTGAGTACACGCCATATGATCTAGATACAACAGTGAAACTAATTGCAAAAATACTTTCAATAACACCAGAATGGATACGTGTAATGAGAATACAGAGAGACGTTCCAGCAACTATAATAACAGATGGTATAAAAAGGAGCAACCTAAGAGAACTTGCAGAGGAAGAACTTAAACACATGGGTAAGAAATGCCGCTGTATAAGATGCAGAGAGGTAGGATTAAAACAATTAAAACAAGGAATTACTCCAGATGAATTCAACATAAAACTAATAACTAGAAAATACTATGCGTCAGAAGGTATAGAATACTTCATTTCATTCGAAGATCCAACAACAGACACACTCATAGGATTTCTCAGACTCCGAAAACCATCCAATAAAGCATGGAGAAAAGAAATAACAGAGACTGAAACTGCAGTAATTCGAGAATTACATGTGTACGGCATAGAAGCACCCATAGGCGAACGCTTAAACATTTCATGGCAACACAGAGGTTACGGTTCACAATTATTATCAGAAGCAGAAAAAATAGCTAGAGAAGAATTAGACGCTAGAAAAATCTTAGTAATAAGCGGAATAGGAGTAAAACCATACTATAGAAGAATGGGATACATAGATGATGGACCTTATCTTTCTAAAAAACTAACTTAA
- a CDS encoding 30S ribosomal protein S26e, with the protein MTKKRKSRGRSKGDKGRSDIVYCDGCGRQIPRDKAIKVTRYYMPVDPQLASELEKSGAMIMKVPVTKYYCVSCAVYHGVRTIRAREERKIVER; encoded by the coding sequence TTGACTAAGAAAAGAAAGAGCCGTGGGCGATCAAAAGGTGATAAGGGAAGAAGCGACATAGTATACTGTGATGGTTGTGGAAGACAAATACCTAGAGATAAAGCTATAAAGGTCACAAGATATTACATGCCAGTCGATCCGCAACTAGCGTCAGAGCTTGAAAAATCGGGTGCGATGATAATGAAAGTGCCTGTCACAAAATATTATTGTGTATCATGCGCAGTTTATCATGGTGTAAGAACTATCAGAGCGAGAGAAGAGAGAAAGATAGTTGAGAGATGA
- the udp gene encoding uridine phosphorylase, with the protein MKLVTMKRMSSAEKPVDVIEGRQYHIGVRKGEIAQFVLLPGDPGRVKKIIKYWDESRLIAEHREYVTYTGKYKGIDISATSTGIGGPASAIAIEELLETGATTFIRVGSAGALQGNINIGDLIISTAALRFDGTSKHYAPPEYPAVASYEVVLALIEAAEFLGVKYHVGLTASTDSFYVGQGRPGYKGYLPSWSKNIINDLQSMNVLNFEMETATLFTLANIYNVRAGSVCAVYAQRVKNEFIANAGEEDAIKVANEAVRILAEWDKRKNMKNKKYFFPSLLKT; encoded by the coding sequence ATGAAATTGGTAACCATGAAAAGAATGTCATCTGCAGAAAAACCTGTAGATGTGATAGAAGGAAGACAATATCATATAGGAGTTAGGAAAGGTGAAATTGCGCAGTTTGTTCTTTTACCTGGAGATCCAGGCCGTGTAAAAAAGATTATAAAATATTGGGATGAATCACGATTAATAGCTGAGCATAGAGAATACGTCACGTACACAGGCAAGTATAAAGGCATCGATATATCAGCTACATCAACAGGAATAGGCGGACCAGCTAGTGCTATTGCCATTGAAGAATTATTGGAGACAGGGGCCACAACATTCATAAGAGTTGGAAGTGCAGGAGCTTTACAAGGTAATATTAATATTGGAGATTTAATAATCTCAACAGCCGCGCTACGGTTTGATGGAACAAGTAAACACTATGCGCCACCAGAATATCCAGCAGTTGCCAGCTATGAGGTAGTCTTAGCATTAATAGAAGCCGCAGAATTCCTAGGAGTAAAATATCATGTAGGATTAACGGCATCTACAGATAGTTTCTATGTAGGTCAGGGAAGACCAGGATATAAGGGTTATTTACCAAGCTGGAGCAAAAACATTATAAATGATCTTCAATCCATGAACGTACTGAACTTTGAAATGGAAACCGCCACGCTCTTCACATTGGCAAATATCTATAACGTTAGGGCAGGATCCGTATGTGCAGTTTATGCGCAACGTGTAAAAAATGAATTCATTGCTAATGCTGGCGAAGAAGACGCAATAAAAGTTGCGAATGAAGCCGTGCGAATACTTGCGGAATGGGACAAAAGGAAAAATATGAAAAACAAAAAATATTTCTTTCCTAGCCTGCTAAAAACTTAA
- a CDS encoding arcadin 1, whose product MDVKIKAILIGKNLFRKDKDTWIVKLDFVEETPEPPIIQQTGDIAREIAPIIQQTLQMFTPGLAQQTMPRLTLWLTDDEWETLEKKPDIGDEVTITITDKKEIKIG is encoded by the coding sequence ATGGATGTTAAAATAAAGGCGATACTTATCGGTAAAAACCTTTTTAGGAAGGATAAGGATACATGGATTGTAAAGCTAGATTTTGTGGAGGAAACTCCTGAGCCTCCAATAATACAACAGACAGGGGACATAGCAAGGGAGATAGCCCCTATTATACAACAGACGCTTCAAATGTTTACACCTGGGTTAGCGCAACAAACTATGCCAAGGTTAACTCTCTGGCTTACTGATGATGAGTGGGAAACATTAGAGAAAAAACCGGACATAGGAGATGAAGTTACAATTACGATAACAGATAAGAAAGAAATTAAGATTGGATGA
- the lysS gene encoding lysine--tRNA ligase, which produces MSQEAQPKHWLDRFVDKIVLAGKRNLVISGGMAPAGPIHIGKIRGEVIYPSAIYRELVKKGFNVEHIIVIYTQDPLKAKEPLVTRQFIEQWKGVRILNVPDPWGCHANWVDHFMEPYLESYEAYGITAKPVYTHESYKNPRMQEAVKRIIEQREKARNVLNKYKGGKLEATWFPIKALCEKCYNILDTKVTKYYPEKGIIEYTCPRCGHKGITTLENAKLEWRAEWASLWYTYKVDIELYGKDHAAAGGSRESCNELIREIFGVSPPEGFPYEWVSLIKNGKREEMGSSEGVSFDIDEWLRVGRPEVLKYWYFVMKPLSHLDFDPLKTPPLLHDEYDRAERIYFGTEEPAEKDTIIDIRRAYELANDGKPPEKIGLQVPYLVLAIIDQIIPEGPERLNEAIKRLQRTGHIKNTPMIEELKIIERLLPKAGYWARKYAPENYRITLQNSVPQEIKIRIDQNQKELLKQLYTLLKAWTEPNSQKLEAEIYSLIKQANIKPQDAYKTLYMILLGKPNGPRIASFMLAIGTDKVLKLISEAIENP; this is translated from the coding sequence ATGAGCCAAGAGGCTCAACCCAAACATTGGCTTGACAGGTTCGTTGATAAAATAGTCCTCGCAGGGAAACGTAATCTAGTGATAAGTGGCGGGATGGCTCCAGCGGGACCAATACACATAGGAAAAATACGAGGAGAGGTGATATATCCCTCAGCTATTTACAGAGAGTTAGTAAAAAAAGGGTTTAATGTAGAACATATTATAGTAATATATACCCAAGACCCTCTCAAAGCAAAGGAACCATTAGTCACCAGGCAATTCATTGAACAATGGAAAGGAGTGCGAATACTCAACGTTCCAGATCCATGGGGGTGTCATGCGAACTGGGTAGACCATTTCATGGAACCATATTTGGAATCATATGAAGCATACGGAATAACAGCAAAGCCTGTATACACACATGAATCGTATAAAAATCCAAGAATGCAAGAGGCAGTAAAACGCATCATAGAACAAAGGGAAAAAGCAAGAAACGTACTCAATAAATACAAAGGAGGCAAATTAGAGGCGACATGGTTCCCAATAAAAGCACTCTGTGAAAAATGTTACAACATACTAGATACAAAAGTAACGAAATATTATCCAGAAAAAGGCATTATAGAATACACGTGTCCGAGATGTGGACATAAGGGAATAACAACATTGGAAAACGCAAAATTAGAATGGAGAGCAGAGTGGGCATCACTCTGGTACACATATAAAGTTGATATAGAGCTCTATGGAAAAGATCATGCTGCTGCAGGAGGAAGCAGGGAAAGCTGCAATGAGCTAATAAGAGAAATTTTCGGGGTGAGTCCACCAGAAGGATTCCCGTATGAATGGGTAAGTTTAATAAAAAACGGAAAAAGAGAAGAGATGGGTAGCTCAGAGGGTGTTTCGTTTGATATAGACGAATGGCTCAGGGTAGGAAGACCAGAAGTACTAAAATATTGGTACTTCGTCATGAAACCACTCTCACACTTAGACTTCGATCCATTGAAAACACCACCACTCCTTCACGACGAATATGACAGAGCAGAAAGAATATATTTCGGAACAGAGGAGCCAGCAGAAAAAGATACCATAATAGACATTAGAAGAGCATACGAATTGGCCAACGATGGAAAACCACCAGAAAAAATTGGGTTACAAGTCCCATATTTGGTACTAGCAATAATAGATCAAATAATACCAGAAGGACCAGAAAGACTTAATGAAGCAATAAAACGTCTCCAAAGAACAGGACATATAAAAAATACACCAATGATAGAAGAACTAAAAATAATTGAAAGACTCTTACCAAAAGCAGGATATTGGGCGCGAAAATATGCACCAGAAAACTATAGAATTACACTACAAAACTCAGTACCACAAGAAATAAAAATAAGAATAGATCAAAACCAGAAAGAACTTCTTAAGCAATTATACACGCTATTAAAAGCATGGACAGAACCTAATTCGCAAAAACTTGAAGCCGAGATATATTCGCTCATAAAACAAGCAAACATAAAACCACAAGATGCATACAAAACCTTATACATGATTCTTTTAGGAAAACCAAATGGACCAAGAATAGCATCATTCATGCTGGCAATAGGAACTGATAAAGTACTAAAGCTAATTAGTGAGGCAATTGAAAACCCATGA
- a CDS encoding thioredoxin family protein, whose protein sequence is MIPLKEKEVLRKMLYEAKSNIKITAIIPSNHQMFDLFMNFISELKEIRENFVDMIIIDDPKTMLQYLDVSMFPVFIISGRDVKIKFYDLPVGLEMVMFIDALSAVINEPDNKPIRNLKSVTIKILVSPTCSLCVPVMRTVIKFAMLSKNCTIEVLDVLENAKLLERYGVLTVPVIMVNDDILYTNLDEEKIASFLVKHLTHSLS, encoded by the coding sequence TTGATACCGTTAAAAGAGAAAGAAGTATTAAGAAAAATGTTGTATGAAGCGAAAAGTAACATCAAAATAACTGCTATAATACCTAGTAACCATCAAATGTTTGATCTTTTTATGAATTTTATTTCAGAGTTAAAAGAGATAAGGGAGAATTTTGTAGATATGATTATTATAGATGATCCTAAAACAATGTTGCAGTACCTAGATGTTTCTATGTTTCCGGTCTTTATTATAAGTGGGAGGGATGTTAAGATTAAGTTTTATGATTTGCCAGTAGGATTAGAAATGGTAATGTTCATTGATGCTTTGAGCGCGGTTATTAATGAACCTGATAATAAACCAATAAGAAATCTAAAAAGTGTTACAATAAAAATCTTGGTGTCTCCTACATGTTCACTTTGTGTTCCAGTCATGAGAACTGTCATAAAGTTTGCAATGCTAAGCAAAAATTGTACAATTGAAGTATTAGATGTATTAGAAAATGCGAAACTCTTAGAACGCTATGGAGTATTAACGGTTCCTGTTATAATGGTGAATGATGACATTCTTTACACGAATCTTGATGAGGAAAAGATTGCATCATTTCTGGTAAAGCATTTGACTCATTCATTATCCTGA
- a CDS encoding 30S ribosomal protein S7, translated as MTENINEKSTETNKENAKEETKTHEETTEKPDQKQEKPSEITAKPKILVFGKWSVEDVTVVDLGLKNYISLKPVYMPHSAGRYARTRFAKSKVPIYERLINMLMRPGRNAGKKYLATKIVMNAFEIIHLRTGRNPIQVLVKAIENASIREETTRIAYGGIVYHQSVDVAPQRRIDLALRHMVEGARLSSFNGPKPIDESLADEIIAAAQNDTKSYAIKKKEEIERIALASR; from the coding sequence ATGACAGAAAATATTAATGAAAAAAGTACAGAAACGAACAAAGAAAATGCAAAAGAAGAAACTAAAACGCACGAAGAAACAACTGAAAAACCCGATCAAAAACAAGAAAAACCAAGTGAAATAACAGCTAAACCAAAAATACTTGTGTTCGGGAAATGGAGTGTTGAAGATGTTACAGTTGTTGATCTTGGATTAAAAAATTACATCTCACTTAAACCAGTTTACATGCCACACTCTGCAGGTAGGTATGCGAGGACTCGATTCGCCAAATCCAAAGTTCCCATATACGAAAGATTAATAAACATGCTAATGAGACCTGGCAGAAACGCAGGTAAGAAATACCTCGCAACAAAAATAGTTATGAATGCTTTTGAGATAATACATCTACGTACAGGGCGAAATCCAATACAAGTCCTAGTAAAAGCAATAGAAAATGCCTCAATAAGAGAAGAAACCACGAGAATAGCTTACGGTGGAATTGTCTATCACCAATCAGTTGATGTAGCGCCACAACGCAGAATAGACTTAGCACTAAGACACATGGTAGAGGGCGCACGATTATCATCATTCAATGGTCCAAAACCCATAGATGAAAGCCTTGCCGATGAAATAATAGCAGCGGCACAAAATGACACAAAAAGCTATGCAATAAAGAAAAAAGAGGAAATAGAAAGAATAGCATTAGCATCAAGATAA
- a CDS encoding PadR family transcriptional regulator, with protein sequence MAYQRLVKTLTKGNIWLYVCHSLLEKPKYGYEIVKELKEKYRLNAATVTIYMVLQKMESEEIIKPLSGAGLPGIKYYQLTEKGQQLFKNGIQFMEERLKILKGETSGSK encoded by the coding sequence GTGGCATATCAAAGACTTGTCAAAACACTCACAAAAGGCAATATATGGCTTTATGTTTGTCATTCTCTCCTTGAAAAACCAAAATATGGTTACGAAATAGTAAAGGAACTAAAAGAAAAATACAGACTAAACGCAGCGACAGTTACAATATATATGGTATTACAAAAAATGGAGAGTGAAGAAATTATAAAACCACTCAGTGGTGCAGGATTACCAGGAATAAAATACTATCAGCTAACAGAAAAAGGACAACAACTCTTCAAAAACGGAATACAATTCATGGAAGAACGCCTTAAAATCTTAAAAGGTGAGACAAGTGGTAGTAAGTAA